A single region of the Aptenodytes patagonicus chromosome 7, bAptPat1.pri.cur, whole genome shotgun sequence genome encodes:
- the BATF gene encoding basic leucine zipper transcriptional factor ATF-like → MPHSSDSSDSSSFSQSPPPSKQDSSDDMRKVQRREKNRIAAQKSRLRQTQKADTLHLESEDLERQNAALRREIKQLTEEMKHFASMLSSHEPLCSILTSPPPPPEVLYATHSFHQPHISSPRFQH, encoded by the exons ATGCCCCACAGCTCCGACAGCAGTGACTCCAGCAGCTTCAGCCAGTCTCCCCCTCCCAGCAAGCAG GACTCTTCTGATGACATGAGGAAAGTCCAAAGGAGGGAGAAGAATCGCATCGCTGCGCAGAAGAGCCGCCTGAGGCAGACCCAGAAAGCAGACACGCTGCACTTG GAGAGCGAAGACTTGGAGAGGCAGAACGCTGCCCTGCGCCGGGAGATCAAGCAGCTGACGGAGGAGATGAAGCACTTCGCCTCGATGCTGAGCTCCCACGAACCGCTATGCTCCATCCTGACGTCCCCTCCGCCACCTCCAGAAGTGCTTTATGCCACACACTCCTTCCACCAGCCCCACATCAGCTCCCCACGCTTCCAACACTGA